Proteins encoded in a region of the Tripterygium wilfordii isolate XIE 37 chromosome 21, ASM1340144v1, whole genome shotgun sequence genome:
- the LOC119988461 gene encoding uncharacterized protein LOC119988461, with amino-acid sequence MTPQHYVTELDSATSSPRSEYSAHDANARVRFMCSFGGHILPRPNDSQLRYVGGDTRIVAIHRYSTFSALLVKLAKLSGCSNFSVKYQLPNEDLDALISVTTDEDVENMMEEYDRLSHNHNPKAARLRLFLFNKGDISRASSISSLLDSSSNRQHWFLDALNGFGAGLERGRSEVSSIVSEVPDYLFGLENPEETQPPRESRMKTRTVLQDNVSVSDPGSPAPVVQSTFSSTSSASIVPSMPNLPPVKTKPDNPEPITQVKENPVEVPVEMNGQPFSQPIVYSGNPGLQYTSEPHYSGPAVQQYPVYYVSGPGHPGMMPTQQVQTRAQYVHQVPVQTNQIPVGYHQAVQGMGPVYGGGIRPGTAMDVSGRVVSDGTNQQLYYGVRNAGAVQMYPGMVVPGGEELQRTGSDVSSTGRVFQSY; translated from the exons atgacaccGCAACACTACGTGACGGAGCTCGATTCAGCCACCTCCTCCCCTCGCTCAGAATATTCAGCTCATGATGCCAACGCACGCGTGCGCTTCATGTGCAGCTTCGGCGGTCACATTCTCCCCCGCCCCAACGACAGCCAGCTTCGCTACGTTGGCGGCGACACCCGAATTGTCGCAATTCATCGCTACTCCACCTTCTCCGCCCTCCTCGTCAAGCTCGCCAAGCTCTCAG GTTGTAGcaattttagtgtgaagtacCAACTGCCTAACGAAGATCTTGACGCGTTGATTTCTGTGACAACCGACGAGGACGTGGAGAACATGATGGAAGAATATGATAGGCTGTCACACAATCACAACCCAAAAGCGGCTCGGCTCCGGCTCTTTCTGTTTAACAAAGGGGATATCTCACGGGCTAGCAGCATCAGCTCACTCCTAGACAGCTCCTCTAACCGCCAGCACTGGTTCCTCGACGCCCTCAATGGTTTTGGCGCGGGGCTCGAGCGTGGCCGTTCCGAAGTTTCATCTATTGTGTCCGAAGTACCCGATTATCTATTCGGTTTGGAAAATCCGGAAGAGACCCAGCCTCCTCGTGAATCAAGAATGAAGACCCGAACCGTTTTACAGGATAACGTGTCTGTCTCTGATCCCGGATCGCCTGCTCCGGTGGTTCAATCAACGTTTAGCTCCACGTCGTCGGCTTCTATTGTGCCTTCTATGCCAAATCTTCCACCGGTGAAGACCAAACCCGATAACCCAGAGCCAATTACGCAGGTGAAGGAGAATCCGGTTGAGGTTCCTGTAGAGATGAATGGGCAACCTTTCTCGCAGCCAATCGTGTATTCAGGCAATCCCGGATTGCAATACACGTCGGAGCCACATTATTCAGGTCCCGCTGTTCAACAATATCCCGTTTACTACGTTTCGGGTCCGGGTCATCCGGGAATGATGCCAACTCAGCAGGTTCAAACCCGGGCCCAATATGTGCATCAAGTGCCAGTTCAAACGAATCAAATACCAGTCGGGTATCATCAGGCGGTTCAGGGTATGGGCCCAGTTTATGGAGGTGGAATTAGGCCGGGCACAGCGATGGACGTGTCAGGAAGAGTGGTCAGTGATGGGACAAATCAGCAACTTTATTATGGTGTTAGAAATGCGGGTGCGGTTCAAATGTATCCGGGTATGGTGGTGCCCGGTGGTGAAGAATTGCAAAGAACAGGATCGGATGTAAGCTCCACGGGTCGGGTCTTTCAATCgtattga
- the LOC119987958 gene encoding probable disease resistance protein At5g45440, with amino-acid sequence MAQEIEEYLLKKLSTGLETSKIRCCNKLFQELTKLLKKKLESPSSSMSILREKLYYLNNLLTECQTLSRKRSLYTPDELYALYNIRRNLKKIKDELSLKPPNEAPNGSPIPDQNNDTSISNQGQVSRSSSLLVHASSKIYGFEDELISIGTLLRERGNNEAFKAVGVVGMSGVGKSTLCRELMNREDVKSQFLPRIWVSLSKKENEAGDTKTALVKRMLDSLGVEEDIIQSIFNEHAVAGLLCALYQQLRGKRYLIVFDDAMDTDLWYSQLNSSLTREGKWDARLGYGLPKGRGAAVIVTSRKEGVVKMMVGEENLHRLQPRSDPESCWSIFIDSVRSDGLIFNPSNVEDLKKEIVNKCGGLPLAAKMMGQIMNEQLQEKANGSHHQLQVQAANAHNASLQWLLAKISFAIGIATPHDGPPSKRTNLQVRISWKRQTKDEVTDVSTIQTTEVFV; translated from the exons ATGGCCCAGGAGATCGAAGAGTATCTACTGAAAAAGCTAAGCACTGGACTCGAAACCTCCAAGATTCGTTGTTGCAACAAGTTGTTTCAAGAACTAACCAAGTTGCTTAAGAAAAAACTAGAGTCACCTTCATCTTCGATGTCAATACTCAGAGAAAAGCTCTACTACCTCAACAATCTTCTGACAGAGTGCCAGACTCTGTCAAGGAAGCGTAGTTTGTACACGCCAGATGAACTGTACGCCCTCTACAACATTAGACGAAACCTTAAAAAGATCAAGGATGAGCTCAGCCTGAAACCCCCCAATGAAGCACCAAATGGGAGTCCCATTCCAGATCAAAACAATGATACTAGCATATCTAATCAGGGCCAAGTTTCCCGGTCGAGTTCTCTGTTAGTGCATGCATCATCTAAGATTTATGGGTTCGAAGACGAACTGATTTCAATTGGAACACTGCTTCGAGAGAGAGGAAACAATGAAGCTTTTAAGGCTGTTGGAGTTGTGGGGATGAGTGGTGTCGGAAAATCTACACTCTGCCGGGAACTTATGAACAGAGAAGATGTGAAGAGTCAGTTCCTTCCGAGGATATGGGTATCCTTGtcgaaaaaggaaaatgaagctGGGGATACAAAGACAGCACTTGTGAAACGAATGTTGGACTCTCTCGGGGTTGAAGAGGACATAATCCAGTCCATCTTCAATGAGCATGCCGTGGCAGGGCTACTCTGTGCTCTTTACCAGCAACTGAGGGGAAAAAGGTATCTGATTGTGTTTGATGATGCCATGGATACAGATTTATGGTATAGCCAGTTGAATTCTTCGCTAACTCGTGAGGGGAAATGGGATGCGCGTCTTGGATATGGTTTGCCAAAAGGGAGAGGCGCAGCAGTGATTGTCACAAGTAGGAAAGAGGGAGTTGTGAAGATGATGGTTGGAGAGGAAAACTTGCATCGGCTTCAGCCTCGTTCAGACCCTGAGAGCTGCTGGTCTATATTCATAGATTCTGTTCGGAGTGACGGATTAATATTCAATCCGTCCAATGTGGAAGATCTGAAGAAGGAAATAGTAAACAAGTGCGGTGGTCTTCCACTGGCCGCAAAAATGATGGGACAGATCATGAATGAACAACTTCAAGAGAAAGCTAACGGCAGT CATCATCAATTGCAAGTCCAAGCAGCAAATGCTCATAACGCTTCCCTACAATGGCTACTGGCGAAGATTAGCTTTGCCATTGGCATAGCCACCCCACATGATGGCCCTCCCTCTAAAAGAACTAATTTACAAGTCAGAATTTCATGGAAGCGTCAAACAAAGGATGAGGTGACTGATGTCTCCACAATCCAAACCACTGAAGTCTTTGTGTGA
- the LOC119989188 gene encoding protein PLANT CADMIUM RESISTANCE 10: MGDLEKQEERVCVGVGVDGGDEDEKERLVMEGMAVLDFDMLCSTVAMQTHGKWTMLQDDDVGGDSGDFGGVFRLWEGEVLDCFDDRRIALESACCPCYRFGKNMRRAGFGYCFLQGTLYFILAVSALINFVAFVVTKKYCFLYLAVAFTISVGTYLGFFRTWIRKKFNIRVGDSSLDDCIYHMFCPCCSLCQESRTLEINNVQDGTWHGRGDTICIGSYADANKALFELHPPPIAVISPQIAAAP; encoded by the exons ATGGGGGATTTAGAGAAGCAGGAAGAGAGGGTTTGTGTTGGGGTAGGTGTTGATGGAGGAGATGAGGATGAGAAGGAGAGGCTGGTGATGGAAGGAATGGCTGTTTTGGACTTCGATATGCTTTGCTCTACGGTGGCGATGCAGACTCATGGGAAATGGACGATGCTTCAAGACGACGACGTAGGAGGAGATTCGGGGGATTTCGGTGGGGTCTTTCGCTTGTGGGAGGGTGAGGTCCTCGATTGCTTCGACGACCGCCGTATAGCCCTCGAATCCGCCtg TTGCCCGTGCTATAGATTTGGGAAGAACATGAGACGAGCAGGTTTTGGTTATTGTTTTTTACAG GGAACTCTTTACTTCATTCTTGCTGTTAGTGCCCTCATCAACTTTGTTGCCTTTGTGGTGACCAAGAAGTACTGCTTCCTATATTTGGCTGTTGCTTTCACCATTTCAGTAGGAACGTATCTGGGTTTCTTCCGCACATGgattagaaaaaaatttaacattagG GTAGGTGATAGTTCCTTGGATGATTGCATCTACCATATGTTCTGCCCCTGCTGCTCATTATGTCAG GAGTCCAGAACATTGGAGATAAACAATGTCCAGGATGGCACCTGGCATGGTCGAGGTGACACTATATGCATTGGAAGCTACGCTGATGCAAACAAAGCCTTATTTGAACTACATCCACCTCCTATTGCTGTAATAAGTCCCCAAATTGCTGCAGCACCCTAA
- the LOC119990134 gene encoding E3 ubiquitin-protein ligase CSU1-like translates to MPQRHSKNNNDLAFFTYDEKKKLGYGTQKERLGKDSIKPFDACCLCLKTLIDPLCCQKGHVFCKECILECLLAQKKDIQRKLAAHAAQQKQEKEEEQEQLMLQKAKELEAFDQQNHGAVPQYNDRNQNRYKNGFHGANSVKVTSYEEEALKTMKAFWLPSATPEAPAKVDAPDTSTICPEGNEKLKLKTLFPIHFIEDTSEKKKSKSLDNTYICPSCKTTMTNAMSLVALSSCGHIFCKKCADKFVAVDKVCVLCSKACKERNLVNLAKGGTGFAGHGDSLEAKDFKHLGSGSGLGLVRPAAKT, encoded by the exons ATGCCGCAAAGACACTCGAAGAACAACAACGACTTAGCCTTTTTCACGTACGATGAGAAGAAGAAGCTCGGGTACGGAACCCAGAAGGAGAGGCTGGGTAAGGACTCCATTAAGCCTTTCGATGCTTGTTGTCTTTGCTTGAAGACACTTATTGACCCATTATGCTGCCAGAAGGGCCACGTTTTCTGCAAAGAATGCATTCTCGAGTGCCTCTTGGCACAGAAGAAAGACATTCAAAG GAAGCTTGCTGCTCATGCTGCTCAGCAGAAgcaagaaaaggaggaggaacAAGAGCAGTTAATGTTGCAGAAAGCCAAAGAGCTTGAAGCATTTGATCAACAAAACCATGGGGCAGTACCACAGTACAATGATAGAAACCAGAATCGTTATAAAAATGGTTTCCATGGAGCAAATAGTGTTAAGGTCACTTCCTACGAAGAGGAAGCTCTCAAGACAATGAAAGCATTTTGGTTACCCTCTGCAACGCCTGAAGCTCCTGCTAAGGTAGATGCCCCTGATACCAGCACAATCTGTCCAGAAGGGAATGAGAAGCTCAAGCTGAAGACCCTCTTCCCTATCCACTTCATAGAAGACACCagtgaaaagaaaaaatcaaagtcTCTTGATAATACCTATATCTGTCCTAGCTGCAAAACTACTATGACAAATGCTATGTCACTGGTTGCACTAAGCTCTTGTGGGCATATCTTCTGCAAGAAATGCGCTGATAAATTTGTGGCTGTTGATAAGGTTTGTGTGCTCTGCAGTAAGGCTTGTAAAGAAAGAAATTTGGTGAATTTGGCAAAAGGCGGGACAGGATTTGCTGGCCATGGTGATAGTCTTGAAGCAAAGGACTTCAAACATTTGGGTAGCGGCTCAGGATTAGGCCTGGTTAGACCTGCTGCAAAGACCTGA
- the LOC119989528 gene encoding universal stress protein PHOS32 isoform X3 gives MTSPRHPTPEAVYVQPSSPRFPPSGTPTAGTQRKIGIAVDLSDESAFAVSWAVQNYLRPGDAVILVHVQPTSVLYGADWGAIDMTVREEIEINEGEIGNEETQQKKLEEDFDLFTNSKANDIAQPLVEADIPFKIHIVKDHDMKERLCLEVERLGLSTLIMGSRGFGAAKRNAKGRLGSVSDYCVHHCVCPVVVVRFADEKDGGGNSGDFTSKVLEEEEEEVEESGYYEALNKISGSGSQDKKMTGSS, from the exons ATGACTTCACCTAGACACCCAACACCGGAAGCCGTTTATGTGCAGCCGTCCTCTCCGCGATTCCCGCCCAGTGGGACGCCTACTGCCGGAACACAAAGAAAAATCGGAATCGCTGTTGATCTTAGCGACGAGAGTGCGTTTGCGGTTAGTTGGGCAGTTCAGAACTATCTCCGCCCCGGTGACGCTGTTATTCTTGTTCACGTTCAACCAACCAGCGTCCTCTACGGTGCCGATTGGGGCGCAATTGATATGACGGTACGCGAAGAAATAGAAATCAATGAAGGGGAAATTGGTAACGAGGAGACGCAGCAGAAGAAACTCGAGGAGGATTTCGATTTGTTTACTAATTCGAAGGCTAATGATATTGCTCAACCTTTGGTGGAGGCGGATATTCCTTTCAAGATCCATATAGTTAAGGACCATGACATGAAGGAGAGGCTCTGTTTGGAGGTGGAGAGGTTGGGTCTGAGCACACTGATCATGGGAAGTCGAGGTTTTGGAGCAGCGAAGAGGAACGCCAAGGGAAGGCTTGGCAGCGTGAGCGATTACTGCGTGCATCACTGCGTTTGTCCCGTGGTGGTTGTCAGGTTTGCGGATGAGAAGGACGGTGGTGGGAATTCCGGGGATTTTACTTCCAAGGttctggaggaggaggaggaggaggtggaggagagTGGGTATTACGAggcattaaataaaatttcag GTTCAGGATCGCAGGACAAGAAAATGACGGGTTCATCATGA
- the LOC119989528 gene encoding universal stress protein PHOS32 isoform X2, whose amino-acid sequence MTSPRHPTPEAVYVQPSSPRFPPSGTPTAGTQRKIGIAVDLSDESAFAVSWAVQNYLRPGDAVILVHVQPTSVLYGADWGAIDMTVREEIEINEGEIGNEETQQKKLEEDFDLFTNSKANDIAQPLVEADIPFKIHIVKDHDMKERLCLEVERLGLSTLIMGSRGFGAAKRNAKGRLGSVSDYCVHHCVCPVVVVRFADEKDGGGNSGDFTSKVLEEEEEEVEESGYYEALNKISGQENDGFIMMNTTRLVIFCSDSEKGLSSR is encoded by the exons ATGACTTCACCTAGACACCCAACACCGGAAGCCGTTTATGTGCAGCCGTCCTCTCCGCGATTCCCGCCCAGTGGGACGCCTACTGCCGGAACACAAAGAAAAATCGGAATCGCTGTTGATCTTAGCGACGAGAGTGCGTTTGCGGTTAGTTGGGCAGTTCAGAACTATCTCCGCCCCGGTGACGCTGTTATTCTTGTTCACGTTCAACCAACCAGCGTCCTCTACGGTGCCGATTGGGGCGCAATTGATATGACGGTACGCGAAGAAATAGAAATCAATGAAGGGGAAATTGGTAACGAGGAGACGCAGCAGAAGAAACTCGAGGAGGATTTCGATTTGTTTACTAATTCGAAGGCTAATGATATTGCTCAACCTTTGGTGGAGGCGGATATTCCTTTCAAGATCCATATAGTTAAGGACCATGACATGAAGGAGAGGCTCTGTTTGGAGGTGGAGAGGTTGGGTCTGAGCACACTGATCATGGGAAGTCGAGGTTTTGGAGCAGCGAAGAGGAACGCCAAGGGAAGGCTTGGCAGCGTGAGCGATTACTGCGTGCATCACTGCGTTTGTCCCGTGGTGGTTGTCAGGTTTGCGGATGAGAAGGACGGTGGTGGGAATTCCGGGGATTTTACTTCCAAGGttctggaggaggaggaggaggaggtggaggagagTGGGTATTACGAggcattaaataaaatttcag GACAAGAAAATGACGGGTTCATCATGATGAATACAACGCGGTTGGTTATTTTTTGCTCAG ATTCAGAAAAAGGCTTGTCGAGTAGATGA
- the LOC119989528 gene encoding universal stress protein PHOS32 isoform X4 has product MTSPRHPTPEAVYVQPSSPRFPPSGTPTAGTQRKIGIAVDLSDESAFAVSWAVQNYLRPGDAVILVHVQPTSVLYGADWGAIDMTVREEIEINEGEIGNEETQQKKLEEDFDLFTNSKANDIAQPLVEADIPFKIHIVKDHDMKERLCLEVERLGLSTLIMGSRGFGAAKRNAKGRLGSVSDYCVHHCVCPVVVVRFADEKDGGGNSGDFTSKVLEEEEEEVEESGYYEALNKISGSQDKKMTGSS; this is encoded by the exons ATGACTTCACCTAGACACCCAACACCGGAAGCCGTTTATGTGCAGCCGTCCTCTCCGCGATTCCCGCCCAGTGGGACGCCTACTGCCGGAACACAAAGAAAAATCGGAATCGCTGTTGATCTTAGCGACGAGAGTGCGTTTGCGGTTAGTTGGGCAGTTCAGAACTATCTCCGCCCCGGTGACGCTGTTATTCTTGTTCACGTTCAACCAACCAGCGTCCTCTACGGTGCCGATTGGGGCGCAATTGATATGACGGTACGCGAAGAAATAGAAATCAATGAAGGGGAAATTGGTAACGAGGAGACGCAGCAGAAGAAACTCGAGGAGGATTTCGATTTGTTTACTAATTCGAAGGCTAATGATATTGCTCAACCTTTGGTGGAGGCGGATATTCCTTTCAAGATCCATATAGTTAAGGACCATGACATGAAGGAGAGGCTCTGTTTGGAGGTGGAGAGGTTGGGTCTGAGCACACTGATCATGGGAAGTCGAGGTTTTGGAGCAGCGAAGAGGAACGCCAAGGGAAGGCTTGGCAGCGTGAGCGATTACTGCGTGCATCACTGCGTTTGTCCCGTGGTGGTTGTCAGGTTTGCGGATGAGAAGGACGGTGGTGGGAATTCCGGGGATTTTACTTCCAAGGttctggaggaggaggaggaggaggtggaggagagTGGGTATTACGAggcattaaataaaatttcag GATCGCAGGACAAGAAAATGACGGGTTCATCATGA
- the LOC119989528 gene encoding universal stress protein PHOS32 isoform X1 has protein sequence MTSPRHPTPEAVYVQPSSPRFPPSGTPTAGTQRKIGIAVDLSDESAFAVSWAVQNYLRPGDAVILVHVQPTSVLYGADWGAIDMTVREEIEINEGEIGNEETQQKKLEEDFDLFTNSKANDIAQPLVEADIPFKIHIVKDHDMKERLCLEVERLGLSTLIMGSRGFGAAKRNAKGRLGSVSDYCVHHCVCPVVVVRFADEKDGGGNSGDFTSKVLEEEEEEVEESGYYEALNKISGQENDGFIMMNTTRLVIFCSDSEKGLSGMEMSWWLCQHV, from the exons ATGACTTCACCTAGACACCCAACACCGGAAGCCGTTTATGTGCAGCCGTCCTCTCCGCGATTCCCGCCCAGTGGGACGCCTACTGCCGGAACACAAAGAAAAATCGGAATCGCTGTTGATCTTAGCGACGAGAGTGCGTTTGCGGTTAGTTGGGCAGTTCAGAACTATCTCCGCCCCGGTGACGCTGTTATTCTTGTTCACGTTCAACCAACCAGCGTCCTCTACGGTGCCGATTGGGGCGCAATTGATATGACGGTACGCGAAGAAATAGAAATCAATGAAGGGGAAATTGGTAACGAGGAGACGCAGCAGAAGAAACTCGAGGAGGATTTCGATTTGTTTACTAATTCGAAGGCTAATGATATTGCTCAACCTTTGGTGGAGGCGGATATTCCTTTCAAGATCCATATAGTTAAGGACCATGACATGAAGGAGAGGCTCTGTTTGGAGGTGGAGAGGTTGGGTCTGAGCACACTGATCATGGGAAGTCGAGGTTTTGGAGCAGCGAAGAGGAACGCCAAGGGAAGGCTTGGCAGCGTGAGCGATTACTGCGTGCATCACTGCGTTTGTCCCGTGGTGGTTGTCAGGTTTGCGGATGAGAAGGACGGTGGTGGGAATTCCGGGGATTTTACTTCCAAGGttctggaggaggaggaggaggaggtggaggagagTGGGTATTACGAggcattaaataaaatttcag GACAAGAAAATGACGGGTTCATCATGATGAATACAACGCGGTTGGTTATTTTTTGCTCAG ATTCAGAAAAAGGCTTGTCGGGTATGGAGATGTCCTGGTGGTTGTGTCAACATGTGTAG
- the LOC119989529 gene encoding calcium-binding protein KRP1-like, translating into MMDSTREGGVVFEDFFPAMMEKLGADGFMKELCNGFRLLVDEDKGVITFESLKKKSGLLGLKDTSDEEVICMIREGDLDGDGGLDEMEFCTLMFRLSPALMRDSSELLAEAINFDEM; encoded by the coding sequence ATGATGGATTCAACAAGGGAAGGAGGAGTGGTGTTTGAGGATTTCTTTCCTGCAATGATGGAGAAGCTAGGCGCTGATGGGTTTATGAAGGAGTTGTGCAATGGGTTTCGTCTGTTGGTGGATGAAGATAAGGGAGTGATAACGTTTGAgagcttgaagaagaagtcAGGGTTATTGGGTTTGAAAGATACGAGTGATGAGGAGGTAATATGTATGATTAGAGAAGGTGATTTGGATGGCGATGGAGGTTTGGATGAGATGGAGTTTTGTACTCTTATGTTTAGGTTGAGTCCTGCCTTGATGAGAGACTCCAGTGAATTGTTGGCTGAGGCCATTAATTTTGATGAAATGTAG